The Panicum hallii strain FIL2 chromosome 9, PHallii_v3.1, whole genome shotgun sequence genome has a window encoding:
- the LOC112875339 gene encoding mucin-1: MNSYSGDRSSSSSSRPTTTSFDSYQFDFGINASRSSGSRPLRDQRPGAAAAANPSTRPAAGASWTHQPATSAKPSWTHQPSPAAASAAGPGSGPTSMVGDIFGRSWSSAAPSSGIGIPQANNPALFSDLLGSALGGSGSSRAQSNAPLRSAAAPQASRPTGANSNASTNSSAFSMGGMASALPKTTGAPMGSGGYGVGGRPMKPAGMAATAAAQPMGQKKDPFGSIDPFAAKPGPMNAAKQASSVKPDQGFGAFQGVSSSANAGFGSFQSADAGFGGFQSSGSTKPSSFTPPPQSAPAPTPAAAVANSSVDPLDNLFASTTAAPTATAASNGGGGGDMFGEMDGWVDVEAEFGGGDSGGATTELDGLPPPPSGLTVSAAKAKGMDSYKGGQYADAIKWLSWAVVLIEKSGKDADIVEVLSSRASSYKEVGEYKKAIADCSKVLDQDKENVSVLVQRALLYESTEKYRLGAEDLRLVLKIDPTNRLARSTIHRLNKLAD; encoded by the exons ATGAACTCCTACTCCGGCgaccgctcctcctcctcctcctcccgccccaccaccacctccttcgACTCCTACCAGTTCGACTTCGGCATCAACGCTTCCCGCTCCTCCGGCTCCCGCCCCCTCCGCGACCAGCGccccggcgcggccgcggccgccaacCCCTCCAccaggccggccgccggcgcctcgTGGACGCACCAACCCGCCACCAGCGCCAAGCCGTCGtggacccaccagccgtcccccGCCGCGGCCTCGGCGGCGGGGCCCGGATCCGGGCCGACCTCCATGGTCGGCGACATCTTCGGCCGGAGCTGGTCCTCCGCCGCGCCCTCATCCGGGATCGGCATCCCGCAGGCCAACAACCCTGCCCTATTCAGCGACCTCCTCGGCTCCGCGCTCGGCGGCTCCGGCTCCTCCCGCGCCCAGTCCAACGCGCCGCTCAgatccgccgccgcgccgcaggCCTCCAGGCCCACCGGCGCGAATTCCAATGCCAGTACCAACAGCTCTGCCTTCTCGATGGGCGGCATGGCGAGCGCGCTCCCGAAGACGACCGGAGCGCCGATGGGCTCCGGTGGATACGGCGTCGGTGGCCGGCCGATGAAGCCCGCGGGCATGGCGGCGACGGCCGCCGCGCAGCCGATGGGGCAGAAGAAGGATCCATTTGGCTCGATAGATCCATTTGCGGCGAAGCCGGGGCCCATGAATGCGGCTAAGCAGGCTAGTTCGGTCAAGCCGGATCAGGGATTTGGGGCGTTCCAGGGCGTGAGTTCCAGCGCCAACGCTGGATTCGGGAGCTTCCAGAGCGCTGATGCTGGATTCGGAGGTTTCCAGAGCTCTGGTTCCACGAAACCTTCCAGCTTTACGCCTCCACCCCAATCAGCTCCAGCGCCTACCCCTGCAGCCGCAGTAGCGAACTCTAGTGTGGATCCTTTGGACAATCTGTTCGCTTCGACCACAGCTGCACCGACTGCAACTGCAGCGAGCAATGGTGGTGGTGGGGGTGACATGTTTGGTGAGATGGATGGTTGGGTCGATGTGGAGGCAGAGTTTGGTGGTGGTGATAGTGGTGGTGCAACCACAGAGCTGGACGGCCTGCCACCGCCACCATCCGGATTGACGGTATCGGCTGCTAAGGCTAAAGGGATGGATAGTTACAAGGGAGGGCAGTATGCTGATGCCATCAAGTGGTTGTCTTGGGCTGTTGTGCTCATTGAGAAATCAGGGAAAGATGCTGACATTGTCGAGGTGTTGTCTTCAAGGGCTTCCTCATATAAGGAGGTTGGTGAGTACAAGAAGGCCATCGCTGACTGCTCAAAG GTGCTGGACCAAGATAAGGAGAATGTCTCAGTGCTAGTGCAGCGTGCTCTCCTTTATGAAAGCACGGAGAAATATAGGCTTGGGGCAGAGGACCTGCGTTTGGTTCTGAAGATTGACCCTACAAATAGGCTTGCCAGGAGTACAATTCACCGCTTGAACAAGTTGGCAGACTAG